One window of Desulfonatronum sp. SC1 genomic DNA carries:
- the cysS gene encoding cysteine--tRNA ligase — translation MLLYNSLHGKKEVFQPLREDHARLYVCGITAYDYCHIGHARSAVVFDVLVRYLRYKGWKVTFVRNFTDIDDKIINRAAAEGIGSSEVAEKYIVAFYEDMDRLGILRADFEPRATEHIPGMISLSESLIAKGYAYATDRGDVYFRVRAFEGYGRLSGRNIEELRSGARVEPGESKEDPLDFALWKSAKPGEPSWPSPWGQGRPGWHLECSVMSEHLLGLPLDIHGGGQDLTFPHHENEMAQSMAATGGEFVRFWVHNGFVQVNSEKMSKSLGNFVTIRDILAKFQPEVLRFFLLSKHYRSPLDFTYASMEEAEKALHRIYQTMALLREHASGTKWSNAALAPEMEAELTTLEGEWSRSMEDDLNTAGALGHVFGVVRMANRMLENKGLRKSSGGRDLGARILQDLQSWGQATGLFQDEPEQWLARLKETRIQRKGLDVTQVEVLLAARQEARLAKDFQRADVLRGQLVEMGVEVRDTPGGQVWDVT, via the coding sequence ATGCTGCTCTACAACAGTTTGCACGGAAAAAAGGAAGTGTTTCAGCCTCTGCGTGAAGACCATGCCCGCTTGTACGTCTGCGGGATCACGGCGTACGATTACTGTCATATCGGACATGCCAGGTCCGCGGTGGTCTTCGATGTTCTGGTCCGGTATCTGCGCTACAAGGGCTGGAAGGTCACCTTTGTCCGTAACTTCACGGACATCGACGACAAAATCATCAACCGGGCCGCGGCCGAGGGCATCGGCTCCTCGGAGGTGGCCGAGAAGTACATCGTCGCGTTCTACGAGGACATGGACCGCCTGGGTATCCTCCGGGCAGACTTTGAGCCGCGGGCCACGGAACATATCCCCGGCATGATCAGCCTCTCCGAGTCCCTGATCGCCAAGGGGTACGCCTATGCCACGGACCGGGGCGACGTCTACTTCCGCGTCCGGGCATTCGAAGGCTACGGCCGCCTGTCCGGACGAAACATCGAGGAATTGCGCTCCGGTGCACGGGTGGAGCCCGGGGAAAGCAAGGAAGATCCTTTGGATTTCGCCTTGTGGAAATCCGCCAAGCCTGGAGAACCTTCCTGGCCCAGCCCCTGGGGACAGGGGCGTCCTGGTTGGCACCTGGAATGTTCGGTGATGAGCGAGCATCTGCTGGGCCTGCCGCTGGACATCCATGGCGGAGGGCAGGACTTGACCTTCCCCCACCATGAAAACGAGATGGCCCAGTCCATGGCCGCCACGGGCGGGGAATTCGTCCGGTTCTGGGTGCATAACGGTTTCGTGCAGGTCAATTCCGAAAAAATGTCCAAATCCTTGGGCAATTTCGTGACCATCCGGGACATCCTGGCCAAGTTTCAGCCCGAAGTGCTGCGCTTTTTCCTGCTGTCCAAGCATTATCGCAGCCCCCTGGACTTCACGTACGCGTCCATGGAAGAGGCAGAAAAAGCCTTGCACCGCATCTACCAGACCATGGCTTTGCTCCGGGAGCACGCCAGCGGGACCAAGTGGAGCAATGCCGCCCTGGCTCCGGAAATGGAGGCCGAGCTGACCACCTTGGAAGGCGAGTGGAGCCGCTCCATGGAGGATGACCTGAACACCGCCGGAGCCTTGGGCCATGTCTTTGGCGTGGTGCGCATGGCCAACCGCATGCTGGAAAACAAAGGCTTGCGGAAAAGTAGCGGCGGCCGCGACCTGGGGGCGCGGATTCTGCAGGATTTACAAAGCTGGGGCCAAGCAACCGGCCTGTTCCAGGATGAACCGGAGCAATGGCTGGCCCGGTTGAAAGAGACGCGGATTCAGCGCAAGGGTCTGGACGTTACCCAGGTTGAAGTATTGCTTGCCGCGCGTCAGGAAGCCAGGCTGGCCAAGGACTTTCAGCGAGCCGACGTGTTGCGGGGGCAGTTGGTCGAAATGGGCGTGGAGGTCCGCGATACGCCCGGAGGACAGGTCTGGGACGTGACGTAG
- a CDS encoding NlpC/P60 family N-terminal domain-containing protein — translation MATHPLRIAAYLFLGLLLSACAPKFPPPGEVSDLHLLPQKTGRYVPSLGESEPLLSARDQQHLATDFLARFFAPWDDWNEESADGLDLFWGVRHYQDRVVYGENLLPVPEGWLDEMTRRSAAELFPSLVHPAVTVGPTSLRVLPSFAPVFNDPASAGQGFPFDMLQNSLIPAGTPVRVVHASPDGDWYLVTAPHVSGWARPWEVAWVDASFMEAFRGADLVAVTRDHEVARTSHGMYALHGRVGMLLPRSDDPAPAGMIAVLTPQRRADGWAELHTAFLSEQGVDPWPLPPTVDRYVRVLDGLLGQPYGWGGMYENRDCSALIQDVQALFGIAMPRNSRAQAQAGRVVDLTDLGAAQKEQHILEYGVPLLTIVNLPGHVMLYLGPDTASGRPVVMHSIWGLRIKESGALEPRTSTLGRWVLGRTVITTLTPGIELPTLIRPQGLLVERVTSMTILGER, via the coding sequence ATGGCGACACATCCACTGCGAATCGCGGCGTACCTCTTTCTGGGGCTTTTGCTTTCCGCCTGCGCACCCAAGTTCCCTCCACCGGGCGAGGTGTCGGATCTGCACTTGCTGCCTCAGAAGACCGGTCGGTACGTACCGAGCCTCGGAGAGTCGGAACCGCTGCTCTCGGCGCGAGATCAGCAACACCTGGCAACCGATTTTCTGGCCCGATTCTTCGCGCCCTGGGATGACTGGAACGAGGAATCGGCGGACGGCCTGGATCTGTTCTGGGGGGTGCGGCACTACCAGGACAGGGTGGTGTACGGGGAAAATTTGTTGCCTGTTCCCGAGGGCTGGCTGGATGAGATGACCAGGCGCAGCGCTGCGGAACTCTTCCCGTCCCTGGTGCATCCGGCGGTGACCGTCGGGCCGACCTCGCTGCGCGTTCTGCCGTCCTTTGCTCCGGTATTCAATGATCCCGCTTCAGCGGGGCAAGGTTTTCCCTTTGACATGCTTCAGAATTCCCTGATCCCGGCGGGAACCCCGGTGCGGGTGGTGCACGCCTCTCCGGACGGGGATTGGTATCTGGTGACGGCGCCGCATGTTTCCGGCTGGGCGCGTCCGTGGGAAGTCGCCTGGGTGGACGCGTCCTTCATGGAGGCGTTTCGCGGCGCGGACCTGGTCGCGGTGACCCGTGACCACGAGGTGGCGCGGACCTCTCACGGCATGTACGCCCTGCACGGACGCGTGGGCATGCTCTTGCCGCGCTCCGACGACCCCGCTCCAGCGGGCATGATCGCGGTGCTCACACCACAACGCCGGGCGGACGGCTGGGCCGAGTTGCACACCGCGTTCCTTTCGGAGCAGGGAGTTGATCCCTGGCCCTTGCCCCCGACCGTGGATCGGTATGTCCGCGTACTGGACGGGCTTTTGGGCCAGCCCTACGGATGGGGCGGAATGTATGAAAACCGGGATTGCTCAGCCTTGATCCAGGACGTTCAGGCCCTGTTCGGGATCGCCATGCCCAGAAATTCCCGAGCCCAGGCCCAGGCTGGGCGTGTCGTGGATCTGACGGACCTTGGCGCGGCACAAAAGGAGCAGCACATTCTCGAATACGGCGTCCCGTTACTGACCATCGTGAACCTGCCCGGTCACGTGATGCTCTACCTCGGCCCGGATACGGCCTCGGGGCGTCCGGTTGTCATGCACTCCATATGGGGACTGCGAATTAAAGAATCAGGAGCCTTGGAGCCGCGGACCAGCACGCTGGGGCGATGGGTTCTGGGGCGGACCGTGATCACCACCTTGACCCCGGGGATAGAACTCCCGACGTTGATCAGGCCTCAAGGGTTGCTCGTGGAACGAGTGACCAGCATGACCATTCTGGGGGAAAGGTAA
- a CDS encoding aminoacetone oxidase family FAD-binding enzyme: protein MTHCDVVVLGAGASGLVCAAQCAKRGRRVVVVDHADRPGLKVRISGGGRCNVTNRRVQAENYVCANPHFVKSALAQYPSKRFLAFLAAYGVETVEADHGRLFCVPGAAAVVAALLREAEEAGVSWALGEPIREVLATDNEFQVHCRTRSFASRSLVVATGGPAWPRIGATDFGLRLAEQFGLRVFPARPGLVPLRASGDLVGFCRELSGISLPARVVVEGARIPDSIEDALLFTHRGISGPATLDASLYWRPGRHLAIDLLPGRNIGEMLAQAPRREVRNALAAALPARLAELLCRRHGWSGQAGSLPKKQRLDLERTIHAFPFHSSGTEGLDKAEATLGGVDTDEVSSKTMEAKAVPGLFFIGEVLDVTGRLGGYNLQWAWSSGFVAGQRA from the coding sequence ATGACCCATTGCGATGTCGTCGTTCTGGGGGCAGGGGCCTCCGGGTTGGTCTGCGCTGCCCAGTGCGCGAAGCGGGGCCGAAGGGTCGTGGTGGTGGACCATGCGGACCGGCCGGGGCTCAAGGTGCGCATTTCCGGCGGGGGGCGTTGCAACGTGACTAATCGCCGGGTGCAGGCCGAGAACTACGTTTGCGCCAACCCGCACTTCGTGAAGTCCGCGTTGGCGCAGTACCCCTCGAAGCGTTTCTTGGCCTTTCTGGCCGCGTACGGGGTGGAGACGGTGGAAGCCGACCATGGACGGCTGTTCTGCGTACCCGGCGCAGCGGCCGTTGTCGCTGCCTTGCTTCGCGAGGCCGAGGAGGCCGGGGTCTCCTGGGCACTGGGCGAACCTATCCGCGAGGTCCTGGCGACGGACAACGAGTTTCAGGTCCATTGCCGGACACGATCTTTTGCTTCACGTTCCCTGGTGGTGGCCACTGGCGGGCCGGCTTGGCCGCGGATCGGAGCCACGGACTTCGGTCTGCGTTTAGCCGAGCAGTTCGGCTTGCGGGTCTTTCCGGCGCGTCCAGGCCTAGTTCCCTTGCGGGCCTCGGGGGACCTGGTCGGCTTTTGTCGGGAATTGAGTGGAATTTCCCTGCCGGCTCGGGTTGTCGTGGAGGGGGCTCGAATTCCCGATAGCATTGAAGACGCCCTCTTGTTCACGCACCGGGGCATCTCCGGTCCCGCGACCCTGGACGCTTCTCTATATTGGCGGCCGGGGCGGCATCTGGCAATCGACCTGCTTCCTGGTCGGAATATCGGCGAAATGCTCGCCCAAGCGCCCCGGCGTGAGGTCCGCAACGCCCTGGCTGCTGCCTTGCCGGCCAGATTGGCGGAACTTTTGTGCCGCCGTCACGGCTGGTCCGGCCAAGCGGGGAGTCTACCAAAAAAACAGCGTCTCGATCTGGAACGGACGATTCACGCCTTCCCGTTTCACTCCTCCGGAACCGAAGGCTTGGACAAGGCCGAAGCCACTCTGGGCGGCGTGGACACCGACGAGGTTTCCTCCAAGACCATGGAAGCCAAGGCCGTGCCAGGGCTTTTTTTCATCGGCGAAGTTCTGGATGTGACCGGACGCCTGGGCGGGTACAACCTGCAGTGGGCCTGGTCGTCAGGGTTTGTGGCCGGGCAGAGGGCCTGA
- a CDS encoding FUSC family protein, producing the protein MFSLADRFDYSPEHLRHGLKTGLAAVLAYAVVHAFQLEYGFWGVLSAVIVMQITVADSLWMCWNRLTGTVMGAAIGILTLLTLPGPGWPMALGLFLSVGFCAYMTRYNPRFLMAAITVVIIVVAGSEEERRILFALHRILEIGIGVGSAFLVTVLILPRRAGSTLREQMRTQFAESARCYGILVEAFLSKQTTVAPDLLANISAASRQARDLLTKALRHERLISSEDLETLSRRVTALDNCVEQMRTMLRVLNDFDEGEGYDIIMAAQVRNLAQATSNVMVAIGEGREAVLDDLKKGVESFEARLEELRAAGVTKRFNLRKLLQVFSFLHAMESMAKGLLKTSDVQS; encoded by the coding sequence TTGTTTTCGCTTGCCGACCGTTTCGACTACTCACCCGAACATCTGCGTCACGGTTTAAAAACCGGACTCGCGGCAGTCCTGGCGTATGCCGTGGTCCATGCTTTCCAGTTGGAGTATGGCTTCTGGGGCGTGCTCTCCGCGGTGATCGTCATGCAAATCACCGTGGCCGATTCGCTGTGGATGTGCTGGAATCGCCTGACCGGGACCGTGATGGGCGCGGCCATCGGCATCCTCACTCTGCTGACCCTGCCCGGCCCCGGTTGGCCCATGGCCTTGGGCCTGTTTCTTTCAGTTGGCTTTTGCGCCTACATGACCCGGTACAACCCCCGCTTCTTGATGGCCGCGATCACCGTGGTGATCATCGTGGTCGCCGGAAGCGAGGAAGAGCGGCGTATTCTGTTCGCTCTGCACCGAATCCTGGAAATCGGCATCGGGGTCGGCAGCGCGTTTCTAGTCACGGTCCTGATCTTGCCCCGTCGTGCCGGAAGCACGTTGCGCGAACAGATGCGCACCCAGTTCGCCGAGTCCGCCCGGTGCTACGGGATACTGGTGGAGGCGTTTCTCTCCAAGCAGACCACTGTGGCCCCGGACCTCCTGGCGAACATCAGTGCCGCGTCCCGGCAAGCCAGGGATCTTCTGACCAAGGCCTTGCGCCATGAACGGTTGATTTCCTCCGAGGACCTGGAGACGCTCAGCCGCCGCGTGACGGCCTTGGACAACTGCGTGGAGCAGATGCGGACCATGCTTCGTGTGCTCAATGATTTTGACGAGGGGGAAGGCTACGACATCATCATGGCCGCCCAGGTTCGAAACCTGGCGCAAGCCACCAGTAACGTCATGGTTGCCATCGGTGAGGGCCGGGAAGCCGTGTTGGACGATCTAAAGAAGGGGGTGGAGAGCTTTGAAGCCCGCCTGGAGGAACTGCGGGCCGCCGGAGTGACCAAACGATTTAACCTGCGAAAACTCTTACAAGTCTTTTCCTTTCTGCACGCCATGGAGTCCATGGCCAAGGGGCTCTTGAAAACCAGCGACGTCCAGAGCTGA
- a CDS encoding NADH-quinone oxidoreductase subunit L — protein sequence MPDTLLFILVVVPFIAALGLYALRNDSLRMVMVLATAVLLTGSSLALFSHETVAFSTTLLGVNPQPLIVLLDFVVLFIILAVGLSAKHRLIIYLAGAQIVLLAIFKLVSPAEATGQAMFLVDPLAKLMVFVVSVVGSVIVIHALPYMKNHEAHLHLTTSRQPQFFAVMVLFLGAMNGLVLTNDLGNFYFFFEVTTLCSFLLIRHDLTDEAKANSLRALWINSLGGLALLIGLLWISLDLGTVNIQQILAMTPEAAFLLLPIGLLCFAGLTKAAQLPFQSWLLGAMVAPTPTSALLHSATMVKAGVYLFLRFSPAYSGTFFSTTVALVGAFTFLAAAALAISQSNGKKILAYSTVSNLGLIIACAGVGTPAAIAAGMFLIMFHAVTKALLFLCVGTIEQRIASRDIEDMRGLYAVMPVTALIAVLGALTMILPPFGMLLGKWMAIEASAHNILLVIILALGSAVTVLYWARWAGLFMTYPFKGRIYAESQPAMTRLPLFGLIAGALLLSFYAPAIYNSLIYPAISILPLAMPEAVPGTSWGILVMERGSFPVIPLFLVAALGLIAAIYFYKVAGKVKPTGPYLSGAQSPDNENEYIGPLRQSILPATSNYYLEKIFGESTINRWVNTTAMVLILLMLGGGL from the coding sequence ATGCCTGATACCCTCCTGTTTATCCTGGTAGTGGTTCCATTCATTGCCGCTCTGGGGCTCTACGCGCTGCGGAACGATTCTCTGCGCATGGTTATGGTTTTGGCTACCGCGGTTCTCTTGACGGGTTCCTCGCTGGCCTTGTTTTCCCACGAAACAGTCGCCTTTTCGACGACACTGCTGGGCGTCAACCCGCAGCCGTTGATCGTGCTCCTGGATTTCGTGGTGTTGTTCATCATCTTAGCGGTAGGTCTCAGCGCGAAGCACCGGCTGATTATCTACCTTGCCGGAGCACAGATCGTGCTTTTGGCCATCTTCAAACTGGTTTCCCCGGCCGAGGCCACCGGGCAAGCCATGTTCCTCGTTGATCCCCTGGCCAAGCTGATGGTTTTCGTGGTCAGCGTCGTTGGTTCGGTTATCGTCATTCACGCTCTGCCCTACATGAAGAATCATGAGGCACATCTGCATCTGACCACCTCCCGGCAGCCGCAGTTTTTCGCCGTCATGGTTTTGTTTCTCGGGGCGATGAATGGGTTGGTTCTGACCAACGATCTTGGAAATTTCTACTTTTTCTTCGAGGTCACGACGCTTTGCTCGTTCCTGCTGATTCGGCACGACCTCACCGATGAAGCCAAGGCCAACTCCCTTCGGGCGTTGTGGATCAACAGCCTTGGCGGCTTGGCCCTGCTGATCGGCCTGCTCTGGATCTCCCTGGATCTGGGTACGGTCAACATTCAGCAGATTCTGGCCATGACCCCTGAGGCCGCTTTCCTGCTGCTGCCCATCGGTCTGCTGTGCTTCGCCGGATTGACCAAGGCTGCTCAGCTTCCGTTCCAGAGCTGGCTGCTCGGCGCCATGGTTGCTCCCACCCCGACCTCGGCCTTGTTGCACTCCGCGACCATGGTCAAGGCTGGCGTGTACCTGTTCCTACGCTTTTCACCGGCCTATTCCGGGACATTCTTCTCCACGACCGTTGCCCTTGTTGGCGCCTTCACTTTCCTGGCTGCCGCGGCCCTGGCCATCAGCCAGTCCAACGGCAAGAAAATCCTGGCTTACTCCACGGTGAGCAACCTGGGATTGATCATCGCCTGCGCCGGCGTGGGCACCCCCGCCGCCATCGCGGCGGGGATGTTCTTGATCATGTTTCACGCCGTGACCAAGGCCCTGCTCTTTCTATGCGTGGGAACCATTGAACAGCGCATTGCCAGCCGCGATATCGAGGATATGCGCGGGCTGTACGCCGTCATGCCGGTGACAGCGCTCATTGCGGTGCTTGGCGCCCTGACCATGATCCTGCCGCCCTTCGGCATGCTCTTGGGCAAGTGGATGGCCATCGAAGCCTCGGCCCACAACATTCTGCTGGTAATCATCCTGGCCTTGGGCAGCGCCGTGACCGTGCTCTACTGGGCGCGCTGGGCCGGCTTGTTCATGACCTATCCCTTCAAGGGACGGATCTACGCCGAGTCGCAGCCCGCGATGACGCGGCTGCCACTGTTCGGACTCATCGCAGGTGCGTTGCTGCTTTCCTTCTACGCTCCGGCAATCTACAACTCTTTGATTTACCCGGCTATTTCCATACTTCCACTGGCCATGCCGGAAGCGGTACCCGGTACCTCCTGGGGCATTTTGGTCATGGAACGCGGCTCCTTTCCGGTTATTCCGTTGTTTCTCGTAGCGGCCCTGGGACTGATCGCGGCCATCTACTTTTACAAGGTCGCCGGCAAAGTTAAGCCCACCGGGCCGTATCTGTCCGGCGCCCAATCCCCGGATAACGAGAACGAGTATATCGGTCCCTTGCGCCAATCCATCTTGCCGGCAACATCCAACTACTACCTGGAGAAGATTTTCGGCGAAAGCACCATCAACCGCTGGGTGAACACCACGGCCATGGTGCTGATTCTCCTGATGCTCGGAGGGGGTCTTTAA
- a CDS encoding respiratory chain complex I subunit 1 family protein has protein sequence MTSAQVFLALIAGLFLAPLAVGVLTGVDRRVTARLQSRIGPPILQPFYDIAKLMGKEPMLANHWLAFCSMLYLAGAVTSVVLFFLQADLLLIFFVQAVGSVFLVIGAMTVPSPYSQIGAHRELLQIIAYEPLLILVIVGIFLSTGSFKIEAVYAMEQPLLFQLPLLFLVLGIALTIKLRKSPFDISASHHAHQEIVRGVYTEYSGPYLAIVEIAHWFEIVLILGLLSLFWSTSIVGMVLLLGITYFVEILVDNTTSRMTWRWMLSTAWITGITLSLINLLWLYYG, from the coding sequence ATGACAAGCGCTCAAGTTTTTCTGGCATTGATCGCGGGACTTTTCTTGGCGCCCCTGGCCGTCGGTGTGCTCACCGGCGTGGACAGGAGGGTCACGGCCCGGTTGCAGTCTCGGATTGGACCTCCCATTTTGCAGCCGTTTTACGACATCGCGAAGCTGATGGGCAAGGAGCCCATGCTCGCCAACCATTGGTTGGCCTTCTGCTCCATGCTGTATCTGGCCGGAGCCGTCACGTCCGTGGTTCTGTTCTTCCTCCAGGCGGACCTGTTGCTGATCTTCTTTGTCCAGGCCGTGGGGTCGGTCTTTCTGGTGATCGGCGCGATGACCGTTCCATCGCCGTACAGCCAGATCGGCGCGCATCGGGAACTGCTCCAGATCATCGCGTATGAGCCGTTGCTGATCCTGGTCATTGTCGGCATTTTCCTGTCCACCGGAAGCTTCAAGATTGAGGCCGTGTACGCCATGGAACAGCCGCTGCTGTTCCAGCTCCCCTTACTGTTCCTGGTCCTGGGCATTGCGCTGACCATCAAGCTGCGCAAATCCCCTTTCGACATTTCCGCGTCGCACCATGCGCACCAGGAAATCGTCCGAGGCGTGTACACCGAATACTCAGGTCCGTACTTGGCCATCGTGGAGATTGCCCACTGGTTCGAGATCGTCCTGATCCTCGGGCTGCTTTCCTTGTTCTGGTCCACCAGCATTGTCGGCATGGTTTTGCTCTTGGGCATTACCTATTTCGTGGAAATCCTGGTCGACAACACAACGTCGCGGATGACGTGGCGCTGGATGCTCAGTACCGCCTGGATAACAGGCATTACGCTTTCCCTGATTAACCTGCTTTGGCTGTATTACGGGTAG
- a CDS encoding NADH-quinone oxidoreductase subunit B family protein — MNFISNFIQTSRIKSPWVMHFDCGSCNGCDIETLAVLTPVYDVERFGIINIGNPKHADVLLVTGTVNHRNKKVLKNLYDQMPKPRAVIAIGACGLTGGVMREAPNVVGGVDKVIPVDVYVPGCPAKPEAIIDGVVKALELFAAKS, encoded by the coding sequence ATGAACTTCATATCCAATTTTATCCAAACGTCTCGGATCAAGTCGCCCTGGGTCATGCACTTCGACTGCGGAAGCTGCAATGGGTGCGACATTGAGACGCTGGCAGTGCTCACTCCCGTCTATGACGTGGAGCGTTTCGGAATCATCAATATCGGCAACCCCAAACACGCGGACGTGTTGCTGGTTACCGGCACGGTGAATCACCGCAACAAGAAGGTGCTCAAGAACCTCTACGATCAGATGCCCAAGCCCCGGGCCGTCATCGCCATCGGGGCCTGCGGACTGACCGGCGGGGTGATGCGTGAAGCGCCGAACGTCGTCGGCGGCGTGGACAAAGTCATTCCGGTGGATGTCTACGTTCCAGGCTGCCCGGCCAAACCTGAAGCGATCATCGACGGCGTGGTCAAGGCGCTGGAATTGTTCGCCGCCAAGTCTTAA
- a CDS encoding NADH-quinone oxidoreductase subunit C yields the protein MAEAQTKDKDKIVGILPATDIASDALKGEVLKLKADGYRFVTMTCVDLDEDHVDLIYAFDRDLEMVHYRLKQPKAQSALSISDILFTAFLVENEIQDQFGICFEGLVLNFENYLYLEKEVGRTPFCKYSVIRKESEAQ from the coding sequence ATGGCTGAAGCTCAAACCAAAGACAAAGATAAAATCGTTGGCATCCTCCCGGCAACCGATATTGCCAGCGACGCTCTCAAGGGCGAGGTGCTCAAGCTGAAGGCTGACGGATATCGTTTCGTGACCATGACCTGCGTCGATCTGGACGAGGATCATGTCGACTTGATTTACGCTTTCGACCGCGACCTGGAGATGGTGCATTATCGTCTCAAACAGCCCAAGGCTCAGTCCGCGCTGTCCATCTCCGACATTCTGTTCACGGCCTTTCTCGTGGAAAACGAAATCCAAGACCAGTTCGGGATCTGCTTTGAAGGGCTGGTGTTGAATTTTGAAAACTATCTGTACCTGGAGAAAGAGGTCGGCAGGACGCCTTTCTGCAAATACAGCGTGATTCGTAAAGAATCGGAAGCCCAGTAA
- a CDS encoding nickel-dependent hydrogenase large subunit codes for MAKTIIPFGPQHPVLPEPIHLSLTVEDEIVTQAVPALGYVHRGLEKLCDIRDYHHMIQVVERVCGICSKIHAMCYCQALEEMMKIEVPPRAKSLRVIWSELHRVHSHLLWLGLFADAFGFEALFYQLWKIRERVMDINEATTGNRVIVAVNVMGGVRNDLSPEQIRWILSELVLVESELKALESTILDDYTVKARTVGKGVLTKEQAYELGAAGPTLRGSGVAQDMRQLKYAAFSDLEFEPVVEYEGDSYARGKVRYRETLQSIDLVRQALHKLPEGPINVKVKGNPEGEGVARVEQPRGELYYYIKANGTKYLERLRIRTPTFANIPPLAAMLPGIELADVPVVVLSIDPCISCTER; via the coding sequence ATGGCCAAGACCATTATCCCTTTTGGTCCGCAACACCCCGTCCTCCCGGAACCCATCCATCTGTCCCTGACAGTGGAGGACGAGATCGTGACCCAGGCCGTACCGGCCTTGGGCTACGTGCATCGCGGGCTGGAAAAGCTTTGTGATATCCGGGACTATCACCACATGATCCAGGTCGTGGAGCGTGTGTGTGGAATTTGTTCAAAAATTCATGCCATGTGCTACTGCCAGGCCCTGGAAGAGATGATGAAGATCGAGGTTCCGCCCCGGGCCAAAAGTCTGCGCGTGATTTGGTCGGAACTGCACCGCGTCCATTCCCACCTGCTGTGGCTGGGCTTGTTCGCGGACGCTTTCGGCTTCGAGGCGCTGTTCTATCAGCTCTGGAAGATTCGTGAGCGAGTCATGGACATTAATGAGGCCACCACCGGCAACCGGGTCATTGTGGCCGTGAACGTGATGGGCGGGGTAAGGAACGACCTTTCTCCCGAACAGATTCGCTGGATTCTCTCCGAGTTGGTCCTTGTGGAGAGCGAGCTCAAGGCCCTTGAATCCACCATTCTTGACGACTACACTGTCAAAGCCAGGACCGTTGGCAAGGGCGTCTTGACCAAGGAACAGGCCTATGAGTTGGGCGCGGCAGGGCCGACCCTGCGCGGCAGCGGCGTGGCCCAGGATATGCGCCAGTTGAAGTACGCCGCGTTCAGCGACCTGGAGTTCGAACCCGTCGTCGAGTACGAAGGCGACAGTTATGCCCGCGGCAAGGTACGGTATCGTGAAACCCTCCAATCCATAGACCTCGTCCGGCAGGCCCTGCACAAGCTCCCCGAGGGCCCTATCAACGTCAAGGTGAAGGGCAATCCTGAAGGCGAAGGCGTGGCCCGGGTCGAACAGCCTCGGGGCGAGCTATACTACTACATCAAGGCCAATGGGACGAAATACCTGGAGCGGCTGCGCATCCGCACCCCCACATTCGCCAATATTCCGCCCTTGGCGGCCATGTTGCCGGGGATAGAGCTGGCGGACGTGCCGGTGGTCGTTCTCTCCATTGACCCCTGCATCAGCTGCACGGAACGCTAG
- a CDS encoding 4Fe-4S binding protein: MFKITPMTGNVLKNLFTKKSTRLYPFEIREPFENNRGELYIDIDKCIFCNTCARKCPSQCITVDKEKGIWRCDAFACVYCGTCGDHCPTKCLHHKRTWRPVATSKVIIEEQGTPPKPKKKAAVKKEEAVE, encoded by the coding sequence ATGTTCAAAATCACACCAATGACAGGCAATGTCCTGAAAAACCTGTTCACCAAGAAATCCACCCGGCTTTATCCTTTTGAGATCCGGGAGCCCTTTGAAAACAACCGGGGCGAGTTGTACATTGATATCGATAAGTGCATATTTTGCAACACCTGTGCCCGAAAGTGCCCGTCTCAATGCATCACCGTGGACAAGGAAAAAGGGATTTGGCGTTGCGATGCCTTTGCGTGCGTCTACTGCGGAACATGCGGAGACCATTGCCCCACCAAATGCTTGCATCATAAGCGAACTTGGCGTCCCGTGGCCACGAGCAAAGTGATCATCGAGGAGCAAGGCACCCCGCCCAAGCCGAAGAAGAAGGCCGCCGTCAAGAAGGAAGAAGCCGTGGAATAG
- a CDS encoding CcmD family protein — protein sequence MDTAQYLLAANAAVWIGLGGYIFFLARRQAMMEQRLQHLEALDNEQHDTRSA from the coding sequence ATGGATACGGCACAATATTTGTTGGCCGCCAACGCGGCGGTCTGGATCGGCCTGGGGGGCTACATTTTTTTTCTAGCTCGCCGACAGGCCATGATGGAGCAACGATTACAACACTTGGAGGCTCTGGATAATGAGCAGCACGACACTCGGTCCGCATGA